In Candidatus Campbellbacteria bacterium, the following are encoded in one genomic region:
- a CDS encoding TatD family hydrolase, protein MENAIKYIDIHSHLHFDSYDEDREELLSRMNEEGVATISIGIDSATSVEEVELSENNDNIFTSIGIHPGDSSELFEDKRETFERLLRSEKVVSIGECGFDYSHLEGDIEKAKRLQEKNFEAQVDFAVLNDLPVMIHTRDADEDTVSFLESKKREHGDRLRGNVHFFTQSLENARRYLEIDFTISFTGVITFTDNYNEPIEFAPLDKIHGETDAPFVAPVPNRGKRNEPTFVKYVYDRIADIRGEDREKVRKQLLSNARRDFGLNRP, encoded by the coding sequence ATGGAAAACGCAATAAAATACATTGATATTCATTCCCATCTGCATTTTGATAGCTATGATGAAGATCGCGAAGAGTTATTGTCCCGAATGAACGAAGAGGGAGTAGCTACTATATCTATAGGGATAGATTCTGCCACCAGCGTAGAAGAAGTAGAGCTCTCCGAGAACAACGACAATATTTTTACTTCAATAGGTATACATCCGGGAGACTCAAGCGAGCTATTTGAAGACAAGCGAGAAACATTTGAGAGATTGCTAAGATCAGAAAAGGTAGTCTCTATCGGGGAGTGCGGATTTGACTACTCTCACCTTGAGGGCGACATCGAGAAGGCAAAACGTCTACAGGAGAAGAACTTTGAGGCGCAGGTAGATTTTGCTGTTCTGAATGATCTGCCGGTAATGATACACACCCGAGACGCCGACGAAGACACGGTGTCTTTTCTTGAAAGCAAGAAAAGGGAACATGGCGACCGCCTTCGCGGAAACGTGCATTTTTTCACTCAGTCGCTCGAAAACGCTCGGCGATATCTAGAAATAGATTTCACCATCTCTTTTACCGGAGTTATTACTTTCACGGATAATTACAACGAGCCGATCGAATTCGCGCCACTCGACAAGATCCACGGTGAAACCGACGCGCCTTTTGTCGCTCCCGTGCCCAATCGAGGCAAGCGCAATGAGCCAACCTTTGTAAAATACGTCTACGATAGGATCGCGGACATTCGCGGAGAAGATAGGGAAAAAGTACGAAAACAGCTTCTCTCCAACGCGCGCCGTGATTTTGGATTAAACCGGCCGTAG
- a CDS encoding replication-associated recombination protein A, whose amino-acid sequence MRYIVSIKHSKTIFLPYVESGEIVLIGATTENPSFEIISPLLSRVRVFSLNQLTEEEISRIIDRADIDISDEAREYLLNFSNGDAREVLMLLENTYSLYGEINLESLEATAMKNLRYDRAGEEHYNTISAFIKSMRAGDKDAAMYYLARMISAGEDPKFIARRMVIFASEDIGLAQPTALVVANAVFRAVETVGLPEAGINLAHGVSYLASAKKDRSAYDAYKAVLADAEKYGNLAIPLHIRNAPTELMKKEGYGKDYEMYPDKKGKQASFLPDKLSGKKYFRRKGDK is encoded by the coding sequence ATGAGATACATCGTTTCAATAAAGCACAGCAAGACTATCTTCTTGCCGTATGTGGAGTCCGGTGAAATAGTTCTCATAGGTGCTACCACGGAGAATCCTTCCTTTGAGATAATCTCTCCTCTTTTGTCTCGAGTCAGAGTTTTTTCTTTGAACCAGCTCACCGAGGAGGAGATCAGCCGCATCATTGATAGGGCGGATATAGATATAAGCGACGAAGCCCGAGAGTATCTTTTGAATTTCTCGAACGGTGATGCGAGGGAAGTCTTGATGCTTTTGGAAAATACATACTCGCTTTACGGTGAAATAAACCTGGAGAGTCTGGAGGCAACTGCGATGAAGAATTTGCGCTACGATCGCGCCGGCGAGGAGCACTATAATACTATAAGTGCGTTTATAAAAAGCATGCGAGCCGGTGATAAAGATGCCGCTATGTATTACCTCGCGCGAATGATCTCGGCCGGAGAGGATCCAAAGTTCATAGCCAGGCGAATGGTCATTTTTGCCTCCGAAGACATCGGGTTGGCGCAACCGACAGCTCTGGTGGTGGCAAACGCCGTTTTCCGCGCGGTTGAGACAGTCGGCCTGCCGGAGGCGGGGATAAATCTCGCTCACGGGGTCTCTTACTTGGCCTCCGCGAAAAAAGATCGCAGTGCCTACGACGCTTATAAAGCCGTCCTGGCTGATGCCGAAAAATACGGGAATCTGGCAATTCCATTGCACATCCGCAATGCACCGACCGAGCTTATGAAAAAGGAAGGATACGGCAAGGATTACGAAATGTATCCCGACAAAAAAGGCAAGCAGGCGAGTTTTTTACCGGATAAACTGTCCGGCAAAAAGTATTTCCGTCGAAAAGGGGACAAGTGA
- a CDS encoding AAA family ATPase, translating into MEPLAAKIRPKNLDEFIGQDHLTGKGKPLYHAIKEKKIFSFILWGPPGVGKTTIARIYAEAIGADFFELSAVSAGKADIKNVIAKDGGSKSSFSR; encoded by the coding sequence ATGGAACCCTTAGCTGCAAAAATAAGACCAAAAAATTTAGACGAATTTATAGGTCAAGATCACCTTACCGGCAAAGGGAAGCCCTTGTATCACGCTATAAAGGAGAAAAAGATATTTTCCTTTATCCTTTGGGGGCCGCCGGGGGTGGGCAAAACCACGATTGCGCGAATCTACGCGGAAGCGATCGGCGCGGACTTTTTTGAACTTTCAGCGGTATCCGCCGGTAAGGCCGACATAAAGAACGTAATCGCGAAAGATGGTGGGAGTAAAAGTTCTTTTTCTAGATGA
- the metG gene encoding methionine--tRNA ligase — protein sequence MSEKANTRYVTTTLPYVNADPHLGHALEFVQADCFVRHSRLSGYETFFNIGTDEHGLKVLRKAEENDLEPQEYVDQYAERFRSFADELNIDYTNFIRTTDSYHKHAAREFWKKAKEGGFIYKKHYRVKYCVGCELEKTDSELVNGRCPVHPNMEIELIDEENYFFTFSRFAEDLIKLYEERPDFVLPDYRLNEIKLFTERGLNDFSISRLKEKMPWGVEVPDDEEHVMYVWFDALVNYISTLGWPDEEETFNSFWPVIQFAGKDNLRQQSAMWQAMLMAAGIEPSKQVVIHGFILNDGEKMSKSLGNVIDPLDLVNSFSAEALRYYLLRHVHPFEDSSMSVESFGESYNGNLTNGLGNLVSRILKMYIQYEVEVSLETVEDIYLSEESKEFRELLDAYEFNRAMDYLWREMSELDEIIQEEEPFKLIKTDPDKAKETVAYLAIRLGDIAALLTVAMPETGKRIRELLEEREMPEPLFPRK from the coding sequence ATGTCAGAAAAAGCCAATACCAGATACGTTACTACTACGTTGCCATATGTTAATGCCGACCCTCACTTGGGGCACGCGCTTGAATTCGTGCAAGCCGATTGTTTTGTGCGTCACTCCCGATTATCCGGATATGAGACATTCTTCAATATCGGAACCGATGAGCACGGACTCAAAGTATTGCGAAAAGCAGAAGAGAACGATCTAGAGCCACAAGAATATGTGGACCAATACGCCGAGAGATTCCGTTCTTTTGCCGATGAGCTCAACATAGATTATACGAACTTTATTCGTACCACGGACTCCTATCACAAACACGCCGCGCGCGAATTTTGGAAAAAAGCCAAAGAGGGCGGCTTTATATATAAAAAACATTATAGAGTAAAATATTGCGTGGGATGTGAGTTGGAGAAGACCGATTCCGAGTTGGTCAACGGCCGTTGTCCGGTTCACCCTAATATGGAGATAGAGCTCATAGACGAAGAGAATTACTTTTTCACTTTTTCACGTTTTGCCGAAGATCTTATAAAGCTCTACGAGGAAAGGCCGGATTTTGTTTTGCCGGACTATCGATTGAATGAGATAAAGTTGTTTACCGAGCGTGGCTTAAATGATTTTTCAATTTCGCGCCTCAAAGAGAAGATGCCTTGGGGTGTTGAAGTGCCGGATGACGAAGAGCATGTAATGTACGTCTGGTTTGATGCTTTGGTCAACTATATTTCTACCCTGGGGTGGCCTGACGAGGAAGAGACCTTTAATTCGTTTTGGCCGGTTATCCAGTTCGCGGGCAAAGACAATCTCCGACAGCAGTCAGCTATGTGGCAGGCAATGTTGATGGCGGCGGGAATAGAGCCTTCAAAACAAGTGGTTATCCACGGCTTTATTCTCAACGACGGCGAAAAGATGTCAAAATCCCTCGGCAACGTGATAGACCCGCTTGATCTGGTCAACTCTTTCAGCGCTGAGGCATTGCGTTATTATCTATTGCGCCACGTGCATCCTTTCGAGGATTCCAGTATGAGCGTAGAGTCGTTTGGCGAAAGCTATAACGGAAACCTTACAAATGGCCTGGGTAACTTGGTGTCTCGCATACTCAAAATGTATATCCAATACGAAGTAGAAGTCAGTCTCGAGACCGTTGAAGATATTTATCTTTCAGAAGAGTCTAAAGAATTCAGAGAATTATTGGATGCTTATGAATTCAATCGAGCTATGGATTATCTGTGGAGGGAAATGTCCGAGTTAGATGAGATCATCCAAGAAGAAGAACCATTCAAGCTGATAAAAACCGATCCGGACAAAGCTAAAGAAACAGTGGCGTACTTAGCTATACGTCTCGGCGACATTGCCGCGCTTCTAACAGTAGCAATGCCGGAGACAGGGAAGAGGATCCGCGAACTACTGGAAGAAAGAGAAATGCCCGAACCTCTTTTTCCCAGGAAATAA
- a CDS encoding AI-2E family transporter produces MNNKTVISIDTATMIRAAVVVISILLLFVVRDILLILLVAVVLASAASPAVDLLVERKIPRVVSAGIIYATAIGMFVLFFYYFVPILASEVSGFLNSVPEYSSELSEVANSEDVEVLSLENLTEGIRNMMSNLTDGILGSIATVFGGLFNFILILTISFYLSIQKNGVDNFLAYVTPAQYSEYVANLWKNSQRKIGKWFQGTLVSSALVGLLVYTGLLILGVPYAFFFAVLSGLLNFIPIVGPTLMTIPAAIVGLVEGGLVLGVLVVVLFILVQAIEGNFVYPLVVGRAVGVSPIVIIMAVGIGAKLAGFLGVILAVPVSAVLVEFITDMQNSGKKEKETKELEGNNEEDEESEREIPT; encoded by the coding sequence ATGAATAACAAAACTGTCATTTCCATTGATACGGCAACAATGATCAGAGCGGCGGTGGTTGTTATAAGCATCCTTCTGCTTTTTGTCGTTCGTGATATTCTACTCATTCTTTTAGTAGCGGTTGTTCTCGCTTCCGCCGCTAGTCCTGCCGTGGATCTTTTAGTAGAGAGAAAAATACCCAGAGTTGTTTCTGCCGGTATTATTTACGCGACTGCCATAGGAATGTTTGTTCTGTTTTTCTACTACTTTGTTCCCATATTGGCGAGCGAAGTTTCCGGTTTTTTGAATTCGGTACCCGAATATTCTTCCGAGCTTTCGGAGGTAGCCAACAGTGAAGACGTAGAGGTACTTTCCCTCGAGAACCTCACGGAAGGTATTCGTAATATGATGAGTAATCTTACGGATGGTATTTTGGGCAGTATCGCGACTGTTTTTGGAGGGCTGTTTAACTTTATCCTGATTCTAACTATTTCGTTCTATCTTTCTATTCAGAAAAATGGCGTTGATAATTTTCTCGCCTATGTAACGCCGGCGCAATATTCTGAATACGTGGCAAATCTATGGAAAAACTCTCAGAGAAAGATCGGAAAGTGGTTTCAGGGTACCTTGGTTTCTTCCGCTCTGGTTGGGCTGTTGGTCTATACGGGGCTGTTGATACTCGGAGTTCCTTATGCGTTCTTCTTTGCCGTTCTTTCGGGTCTTTTGAATTTTATACCGATCGTTGGTCCTACGCTTATGACCATACCGGCCGCTATCGTTGGTTTGGTAGAAGGCGGACTTGTTTTGGGAGTTTTAGTGGTAGTGCTCTTTATATTAGTTCAAGCAATTGAAGGCAATTTTGTATATCCACTGGTGGTAGGAAGGGCGGTTGGAGTATCGCCGATCGTGATCATTATGGCTGTTGGTATTGGAGCTAAGCTTGCTGGCTTTCTCGGTGTTATATTGGCCGTACCTGTTTCGGCGGTTCTTGTCGAATTCATTACAGATATGCAGAATAGTGGCAAAAAAGAGAAAGAAACAAAAGAGCTAGAAGGTAACAATGAAGAAGATGAAGAAAGCGAAAGAGAAATTCCCACCTAG
- a CDS encoding pitrilysin family protein, which produces MTAKEEVIELKNGVRILYVPIKGNPAVTVMTLVNVGSEFERKNESGLSHFLEHMIFKGTEKRPRAMDISLELDSIGAGYNAFTSHEYTGYYIKAAKRHFEKVTEVLADMTLNPALREEDINMERGVILEEINMYRDTPQDKVYDNFVSLIYGDQPAGRDILGNKDTIKNFSRRDFVSFVDRYYKANNTVIVVAGDIKKEKVVDTISALFKGLEKGKEAKKPKVHFKQKEPRLHLERKKTDQTHLILGSETVSLDHKDASPLHLFDTILGGGMSSRVSQKLREEMGVAYYAGSGLHLGSDHGIGAIFAGVTRSRAKEVVSILTEELRKLREEVVSEEELNKAKEYILGRLLLGLETSDSLARFYGLREVLKKERKSIEEIKKEINAVSAEDVRRVAKKYFSPERLNLAIIGNHSTENSFNKILLEK; this is translated from the coding sequence ATGACAGCAAAAGAGGAAGTAATAGAACTCAAAAATGGAGTGCGCATTCTATATGTGCCCATAAAAGGTAACCCCGCAGTGACGGTGATGACCTTGGTTAACGTAGGTTCTGAATTTGAGCGCAAAAACGAAAGTGGCTTATCCCACTTTCTCGAGCATATGATATTTAAGGGCACGGAGAAGCGTCCGCGCGCTATGGACATTTCACTCGAGCTCGACAGCATCGGAGCCGGTTACAATGCTTTTACGTCTCACGAATATACCGGCTACTATATCAAGGCAGCGAAAAGACATTTTGAAAAAGTTACCGAGGTACTTGCCGATATGACCTTGAATCCGGCTCTGCGCGAAGAAGATATAAATATGGAAAGAGGGGTCATTCTAGAAGAGATCAATATGTATCGAGACACGCCCCAAGACAAAGTCTATGATAATTTTGTCTCGCTTATTTATGGTGATCAGCCGGCTGGTCGGGATATACTAGGGAACAAGGACACGATAAAAAACTTTTCTCGACGTGATTTTGTCTCGTTTGTTGATCGTTATTACAAAGCCAACAATACCGTAATTGTGGTAGCCGGAGACATCAAAAAAGAAAAAGTCGTTGATACTATTAGCGCTCTTTTCAAGGGATTAGAGAAAGGAAAGGAGGCCAAAAAACCAAAAGTACATTTCAAACAAAAAGAGCCACGACTTCACCTGGAGCGCAAGAAAACAGACCAAACCCACTTGATCCTGGGAAGTGAGACCGTATCGCTTGACCATAAGGACGCTTCACCTCTTCACTTGTTTGATACTATTTTGGGCGGCGGTATGAGCTCTCGCGTCTCTCAGAAGTTGCGTGAGGAAATGGGAGTTGCGTATTACGCCGGTTCAGGTCTCCACCTGGGGAGTGACCATGGAATAGGAGCGATATTTGCCGGCGTAACTCGTTCTCGCGCAAAAGAGGTTGTCTCGATATTGACGGAAGAACTGAGGAAATTAAGAGAGGAGGTAGTTTCTGAAGAAGAGCTTAATAAGGCCAAAGAGTATATTTTAGGACGCTTGCTTTTGGGGCTTGAGACCTCCGATTCTTTGGCGAGGTTTTACGGACTTAGAGAGGTTTTGAAAAAAGAGAGAAAAAGCATTGAAGAAATAAAAAAGGAGATCAATGCTGTTTCCGCCGAAGATGTACGGCGTGTTGCTAAGAAATATTTCTCACCCGAGAGACTCAACTTGGCGATAATTGGAAACCATAGCACAGAAAACAGTTTCAATAAGATCTTATTAGAGAAGTAA
- a CDS encoding glycine--tRNA ligase has product MSENKKEEMDTLVALLKRRGFIYPTALIYDGVAGFFDYGPYGAAMKENIKRVWWEQFVSSRENIYGIDGAIVLPRVMLEASGHVGGFSDPITEDTETGERFRADHLLEEAGVDTEGMSTEDMTEAIEEGEIKSPAGNPLSEARDFNLMLKTQLGSDSGPRGEAYLRPETAQSIFVNFKNILDSFSPKLPFGIAQIGKAFRNEISPRNFVFRIRELEQMEVEYFVREEEWSEHFSEWQNIMNEFASRVGIDPDKLHEVEVSEADRAHYSKRTIDFEFEYPFGQKELWGLAYRTDYDLSRHIEHSGAKLEYFDQESGERFVPHVIEPSLGIERTMLAIFLSAYSTDETGEESRVFLKLPYEIAPVKVAVFPLLKNKPQLTSKAREIFSEIKKEIPATHFDDNGNIGKRYRRQDEIGTPFCITVDFDTLEDDSVTVRHRDTGEQERVAVSDIIAKIKNS; this is encoded by the coding sequence ATGAGTGAAAACAAAAAGGAAGAAATGGATACACTGGTTGCACTACTGAAACGTCGTGGTTTTATCTATCCAACCGCTCTGATCTATGACGGAGTCGCCGGATTTTTTGACTACGGACCGTACGGAGCGGCAATGAAAGAAAATATCAAGCGCGTATGGTGGGAGCAGTTTGTCTCTTCAAGAGAAAATATATATGGCATAGACGGAGCTATAGTTCTGCCTAGAGTAATGCTTGAAGCGTCAGGACACGTAGGCGGCTTTTCTGATCCCATCACGGAAGACACAGAGACCGGGGAGCGTTTTCGCGCCGACCATCTATTGGAAGAAGCTGGAGTAGACACGGAAGGTATGTCAACTGAAGATATGACGGAAGCAATAGAAGAGGGAGAGATAAAAAGCCCGGCTGGTAACCCACTCTCGGAGGCGCGCGATTTTAATCTAATGCTCAAAACTCAATTGGGGTCTGATAGCGGTCCCAGAGGAGAAGCTTACCTGCGCCCGGAGACCGCGCAAAGTATTTTTGTTAATTTTAAAAATATACTTGATTCTTTTTCTCCCAAGCTTCCTTTTGGGATAGCCCAAATTGGGAAGGCCTTTCGCAACGAAATATCACCTCGTAACTTTGTTTTTCGCATACGCGAGCTAGAACAGATGGAGGTAGAGTATTTTGTGCGCGAAGAGGAGTGGTCAGAGCACTTTAGTGAGTGGCAGAACATTATGAATGAGTTCGCCTCAAGGGTAGGTATTGATCCGGACAAACTCCACGAAGTGGAAGTGAGCGAAGCGGATCGCGCCCACTATAGCAAACGCACTATAGATTTTGAGTTTGAGTATCCGTTCGGCCAAAAAGAACTGTGGGGTCTTGCTTATCGTACGGATTACGACCTTTCGCGTCACATTGAGCACTCGGGCGCGAAGCTGGAGTATTTTGACCAAGAATCGGGAGAGCGTTTTGTTCCTCATGTTATTGAACCTTCTCTTGGTATAGAACGAACTATGCTCGCAATTTTCCTCTCGGCTTATTCCACGGATGAAACAGGCGAGGAGTCGCGCGTGTTTCTAAAGCTCCCTTATGAGATCGCTCCAGTGAAAGTCGCTGTTTTCCCGCTTCTCAAAAACAAACCGCAACTTACGTCCAAAGCAAGAGAGATCTTCTCCGAGATCAAAAAAGAAATACCGGCAACTCATTTTGACGACAACGGTAATATCGGCAAACGCTATCGCAGGCAGGATGAAATAGGTACGCCATTTTGTATCACCGTTGACTTTGACACTCTTGAAGACGATTCGGTGACCGTTCGCCATCGCGATACGGGAGAGCAAGAGCGAGTCGCGGTTTCGGATATTATCGCCAAGATAAAAAATAGTTAA